The genomic segment TGGGCTTGGATTTGGCTGGCTAAAACCTCAACTGCTCGCGGCCGAGGAAAAGTCCCATGTTCGTTTCAATTATCTGGGAACCGTTGATAATCAACGGAGTGATGATCTGGTTCTACTGGGAGGAAACTTGGCGGTTGATGCCGGAGTGGGTAATCATTTGACAGCACTGCTTGATGTGGCTGCTCTCATTCGACAAGGAGAACTTCAGGTTTCGGTTACGTACAGCTTGCGCAAGTATCGTGAGGAGACCATAGAGAAGTTACTTGCGTTGTTTTTCAGTGAATTGGAGCAGCTCATTGATCATTGCTGCCGTCAAGAGGTTCCTGAATTTACTCCATCGGATTTCGAAGATGTGGAATTGACACAAAAAGAACTGGATTTGCTGTTTGGTTAACAAGCGAATCACATGCTTGACCGAGTGTTTCGAGAAAGCAAAGAAGAAGAGTGTGTATGAATGACGGGAGGGATTACATTGAGTGTTAAGGTATTGATGGGAAAAAAAGGATTTGAGGAGTTCGCAACAATTGTCGGCTTTACAGAAGCAGAGAAGGAAGAGCGCAGTGCATTACTGGAGCAGTCTTATATGCCATTCAAGGTGACTCGCTATTATGCCGAGTTGATTGCGAGTCAATCAGAGCCATATCGTACCCAGATGATCAATATCGTGCTTCCGCCACCGGGAGAGAAGCCCTATAAGGGCCGCTTTGATCCATATGGGAACAAGTCGTACCGTCAAGATGAAACAGCTTTCCTGCAACACAAGTACAAAAAGACATTGTTGCTTCACATCGACGACTTTTGTATTGCCAACTGCCAGTTCTGCTATAAAGTGAACGAAATCCGCCACGAGGATATTGGGTACACCAATATTATGGAAAAAGCAGAAAGGGCAGTGCAGTATTTGGAAGCTCATCCGTACATCGATAATGTTCTCTTTACCGGTGGAGATCCTGCTTCCTTCCGTAAAAGCTCTGACCTAATCAAGCTGATTAGCACTCTATTGAGTGTGAAGAGTATTCGACTCGTTCGCTTTGCCACCAAGGCACTGGCCTATGATCCCGCTCGTTTTCTCGACGGAGAGCTGCTAGCGTTTTTTGACCAAGTAAGACAGACGCCCGGCAAGCAGGTAAGTGTGATTTCCCAGTTCAACCATCCCGGTGAAATAAGCGACGTTTCGATTCAAGCAACACAAGCGCTGCTATCCGTCGGTGTACAGATTCGCGGACAGCCTGCCATCATTCTTGGCGTGAACGATTCTGTCGAGACTTTGATTGACTTGCAGCGCAAGTTTCTCGATAATCGCATCATTTCGTATTATTTGACAGTGTTTATGCCAGTCAGGGGAGTCGAGCAGTATGCGATTCCTCTGGACGAGGCGTTCCGGAATGTGGCCGAGTCCAAACGCAATCTGGGTGGTTTGGAGAAAAAAGGGGTACTTCTTACTTCGCACGACTTTGGAAAATTAGAGATTTGCGGCTTTTATCCGACAGCCGAGCGCCCTGAAAAAATTATTTTGAAATGGCATCAAGCGGTCGGACCAGACTATCTTCCAGAGCGGTTGAAGGAATTAATCCCAACCCGTTCAGAAGACCTGATGATTTTGGACTACAAGCAGGGAGAGATGTACTGCCTCGACCATGTATTCGAACACAATGGCTTGCCGTACGTGAATGCAGATGGGGAGATCGTGGAAAACCTGCCGAGTGAAGCTGTTCGGTAAGGGAGTC from the Brevibacillus brevis genome contains:
- a CDS encoding lysine 2,3-aminomutase, which gives rise to MSVKVLMGKKGFEEFATIVGFTEAEKEERSALLEQSYMPFKVTRYYAELIASQSEPYRTQMINIVLPPPGEKPYKGRFDPYGNKSYRQDETAFLQHKYKKTLLLHIDDFCIANCQFCYKVNEIRHEDIGYTNIMEKAERAVQYLEAHPYIDNVLFTGGDPASFRKSSDLIKLISTLLSVKSIRLVRFATKALAYDPARFLDGELLAFFDQVRQTPGKQVSVISQFNHPGEISDVSIQATQALLSVGVQIRGQPAIILGVNDSVETLIDLQRKFLDNRIISYYLTVFMPVRGVEQYAIPLDEAFRNVAESKRNLGGLEKKGVLLTSHDFGKLEICGFYPTAERPEKIILKWHQAVGPDYLPERLKELIPTRSEDLMILDYKQGEMYCLDHVFEHNGLPYVNADGEIVENLPSEAVR